One window of the Patescibacteria group bacterium genome contains the following:
- a CDS encoding FlgD immunoglobulin-like domain containing protein: MKKLLALFVVLAIAGTTLAQGDSINVWTTNYFPVIHHEAKLTIFYKNTGNFNLYNFTIYLSSPQPFQLLKVRSGNMADSLALPRFMPHEDSKQTITVYNNLKPLNKGIGTLLNLIIWMEDPATISATVVFDGQVYYGFETRALLFWNGWDVSSEFNERMIREEIHETLDTLNFTTYLTIPLKPKLSGFIINGDSLVLTAADQLSRSVAYFREGGSGLEVVVKLKYDPRKFYRNFQYWQVYKLLPPFTNVESPSTAVPIGFSLEQNFPNPFNFSTTIRYQIPYTAYIMLDVINIRGELVKTLANTIHQAGLYTTVWDGLNNGGNEMPSGVYLVRLTMGNFAQSKRIVFLK; the protein is encoded by the coding sequence ATGAAAAAGCTACTCGCTCTTTTCGTTGTGTTGGCCATCGCCGGAACAACACTGGCTCAGGGAGACTCAATAAACGTATGGACTACAAATTATTTTCCAGTGATCCATCATGAAGCTAAACTCACTATTTTTTATAAAAACACTGGAAATTTTAACTTGTACAACTTTACCATTTATCTTTCATCACCTCAGCCGTTCCAATTACTCAAAGTAAGATCGGGGAATATGGCTGATTCTCTTGCTCTCCCAAGATTCATGCCTCATGAGGACTCCAAACAGACTATCACCGTATACAATAATCTCAAACCCCTTAATAAGGGTATCGGTACACTTCTCAATCTCATCATCTGGATGGAGGACCCAGCTACTATTAGTGCCACCGTTGTCTTTGATGGACAAGTTTATTATGGATTTGAAACAAGAGCACTGCTCTTTTGGAATGGATGGGATGTTAGTAGTGAATTTAATGAAAGAATGATTCGAGAGGAAATACATGAAACACTGGATACATTAAATTTCACAACGTACCTCACTATTCCGCTAAAACCCAAATTGAGTGGATTTATAATCAATGGAGATTCACTCGTACTTACAGCGGCAGATCAGCTTTCAAGAAGCGTCGCATATTTTCGCGAAGGTGGATCAGGCCTAGAGGTAGTGGTAAAACTAAAATATGATCCGAGAAAGTTTTATCGAAACTTCCAATATTGGCAGGTTTATAAACTCCTGCCTCCCTTTACAAATGTTGAATCACCATCCACTGCAGTGCCTATTGGATTTTCGCTCGAACAAAACTTCCCAAACCCCTTCAACTTCTCAACCACCATCCGTTACCAAATCCCATACACTGCATATATTATGCTTGATGTAATCAATATACGAGGTGAGTTAGTAAAAACTCTTGCAAATACTATACATCAAGCGGGTCTATACACTACAGTATGGGACGGGCTTAATAATGGTGGTAATGAAATGCCAAGTGGAGTCTATCTGGTTCGTCTTACCATGGGTAATTTCGCCCAAAGTAAGCGAATCGTTTTTTTAAAATGA
- a CDS encoding ATP-dependent Clp protease ATP-binding subunit, whose translation MSLQAPQDQSLSPHPCAHRGKEPSRCAFCYGTGAVWEYEGKAFCWEKPISSLRIMADEVGRAVRLGIGSAMFLMVACAVISLGYLVVRAQDDYAAVARHLFYGSDVAAVAVWIGALAASYLMYRFISEQQKGADLRKQIAKSAMKGNWFTPLLHAVTGFARGRYAQDIAPFFTEAAQRIIEHAYEFAKRLNAQEFSSIHILASAVSDPSIGLLLSRLSIDGTLFAEKVKHVLSRKAFGTGAPRVSLECYLMLLNAFKGASQRRHARVKPTDLFIALADPACADPYAVFTDLEITERAITHVAEWIELHRELVRRTRHFARRAAYKPKGAMNRTYTSVATPLLDRCSRDLTMYARAGALPLAVGREREVGELFRVLQAGEQGVLLVGEEGAGKSSVIGHIADAMASEDVPRVLEDKRLVELSVPALVAGGGTLGGMEDALLKMTREIRKAGNVILVIENVHTLVGTRSMGGAAFDIAGIIAELLEHKQILLIATTTPQEARTFIETSPLGRLLARVDIGETDREQTIRVLESKAPYIEGRLKIYFSYPALEKIVDLSMRYLVEGHMPDKAIHLMEEAGEAVREERKEWSVVHPEDVAAVVSEKTHVPLTTISEHEGSLLLALEARLHERIIDQEEAVNLVANAIRRGRTELRDRKRPIASFLFLGPTGVGKTEVARAVAEVYYGKESAMVRLDMSEYQGADALDKLLGSVAVGSFGYLTEAVRKQPFSLVVLDEFEKASGDVLNLFLQVLEDGRLTDTHGRTVNFTNTIIIGTSNAGAEIILSMLRAGDMIEKIRTELIQNELPKRFRPELLNRFDGVVVFKPLSVTDVQAIARLLLARIEHDLNEKGIGLKIEDVAVMDLAREGFDPAYGARPLRRLIQERVENPISQFILSGALTRRDVVILEYGGRPRVEKAPPL comes from the coding sequence ATGTCCCTCCAGGCACCACAAGATCAGAGTTTGAGCCCCCACCCCTGCGCGCATCGCGGCAAGGAGCCGTCACGCTGCGCATTTTGTTATGGGACCGGCGCGGTATGGGAATATGAGGGGAAGGCGTTCTGCTGGGAAAAGCCGATTTCCTCCCTTCGCATTATGGCGGATGAAGTAGGCAGGGCGGTGCGGCTCGGGATCGGGAGCGCGATGTTCCTCATGGTCGCGTGTGCGGTGATATCGTTAGGATATCTTGTCGTGCGCGCGCAGGATGACTATGCGGCGGTGGCAAGGCATCTTTTCTATGGCAGCGATGTGGCGGCTGTGGCGGTGTGGATCGGCGCGCTTGCCGCGTCGTATCTTATGTACCGCTTTATCAGTGAACAGCAGAAGGGCGCTGATTTGAGGAAACAAATTGCGAAATCAGCCATGAAGGGCAATTGGTTTACCCCGTTACTGCATGCAGTAACGGGGTTTGCGCGCGGGAGATATGCGCAAGACATCGCGCCGTTTTTCACTGAAGCGGCGCAGCGCATTATTGAGCATGCCTACGAATTTGCGAAACGCTTGAATGCCCAGGAGTTCTCGTCTATTCATATCCTCGCGAGCGCGGTGAGCGACCCGAGTATCGGACTGCTGTTATCGCGGCTCTCCATTGACGGGACACTTTTTGCGGAAAAGGTGAAGCATGTTCTTTCGCGAAAGGCATTTGGGACAGGCGCGCCCCGCGTATCTCTGGAATGCTACTTAATGCTGCTTAATGCATTCAAGGGCGCCTCTCAAAGGAGGCATGCACGCGTAAAACCTACCGATCTTTTTATAGCGCTCGCCGATCCCGCGTGCGCCGATCCTTATGCCGTGTTCACTGATCTTGAAATTACTGAACGCGCTATCACGCATGTTGCTGAATGGATTGAGCTCCATCGGGAGCTTGTGAGACGCACTCGCCATTTTGCGCGGCGGGCGGCATATAAACCCAAAGGGGCGATGAACCGCACGTATACGTCGGTGGCGACACCATTGCTTGATCGGTGCTCGCGGGACCTCACTATGTATGCGCGCGCGGGCGCGCTTCCCCTCGCAGTGGGGCGCGAACGCGAGGTAGGCGAGCTTTTCCGCGTACTTCAGGCGGGGGAGCAAGGCGTGCTGCTCGTGGGCGAGGAAGGCGCGGGGAAATCATCGGTTATCGGGCATATTGCAGACGCAATGGCCTCTGAAGACGTGCCGCGGGTATTGGAAGATAAACGCTTAGTGGAGCTATCTGTGCCTGCGCTCGTGGCAGGGGGAGGAACCTTGGGCGGCATGGAGGATGCGCTCCTTAAAATGACGCGGGAAATAAGGAAAGCGGGCAATGTCATCCTTGTGATTGAGAATGTGCACACCCTGGTGGGCACGCGGTCCATGGGAGGAGCAGCGTTTGATATTGCAGGGATTATTGCGGAACTGCTTGAGCATAAGCAGATATTGCTTATCGCAACCACGACTCCCCAGGAAGCGCGCACCTTCATTGAAACGTCGCCCTTAGGGCGACTGCTCGCGCGGGTGGATATCGGGGAGACGGACCGTGAGCAAACCATCAGGGTGCTTGAATCGAAAGCGCCTTATATCGAAGGGAGGCTTAAAATTTATTTTTCCTATCCTGCGCTTGAGAAAATTGTTGACCTTTCCATGCGGTACTTGGTCGAAGGGCATATGCCTGATAAGGCGATACACCTCATGGAAGAGGCAGGGGAGGCAGTGCGTGAAGAGCGCAAAGAATGGTCGGTGGTGCATCCGGAGGACGTTGCCGCCGTGGTATCAGAAAAAACCCATGTGCCGCTCACCACCATTTCCGAACATGAGGGCTCGCTCCTCTTAGCGCTTGAGGCACGGCTGCATGAGCGCATAATCGACCAGGAGGAAGCGGTAAACCTCGTGGCCAATGCGATTCGCCGCGGGAGGACAGAGCTTCGAGACCGGAAGCGCCCCATTGCGTCATTCCTTTTTTTGGGGCCCACAGGAGTGGGAAAAACAGAAGTGGCGCGCGCGGTTGCCGAAGTGTATTACGGAAAAGAGAGCGCCATGGTGCGGCTCGATATGTCAGAATACCAAGGGGCTGATGCGTTGGATAAATTATTAGGAAGCGTGGCTGTGGGGAGTTTTGGCTATCTTACAGAAGCCGTCCGTAAGCAGCCGTTTTCATTGGTGGTGCTCGATGAGTTTGAAAAAGCGTCAGGCGACGTCCTCAACCTTTTCCTGCAGGTGCTTGAGGACGGGCGGCTGACGGACACCCATGGCCGCACGGTCAATTTTACCAATACCATCATCATCGGCACTTCGAATGCGGGCGCGGAAATCATCCTTTCCATGTTGCGCGCAGGAGATATGATCGAGAAGATCAGGACCGAGCTTATTCAAAATGAACTGCCGAAGCGGTTTCGGCCGGAGCTTCTGAATCGGTTCGATGGCGTGGTGGTATTTAAGCCGCTCTCGGTCACGGATGTCCAGGCGATTGCGCGCTTGCTGCTTGCCCGCATTGAGCACGATTTGAACGAAAAAGGGATAGGGCTAAAAATAGAAGACGTGGCAGTGATGGACCTTGCGCGCGAAGGGTTTGACCCTGCGTACGGCGCGCGGCCCTTAAGGCGCCTCATTCAGGAGCGGGTGGAGAATCCGATTTCGCAATTCATTCTCTCAGGGGCCTTAACGCGGCGCGATGTGGTAATTCTTGAATACGGCGGCCGCCCGCGCGTCGAAAAAGCTCCTCCCCTCTAA
- a CDS encoding recombination protein O N-terminal domain-containing protein yields the protein MYYTTPAIILSMTPYREWGRSFLLLTEQKGQITAHAAGAARMRSKLGPKLTPYRLLTLTLVSRFADRIIGVEANETFSHLWHDCRRQGYAAWGMAVLQGTLKPGVADERIFHLCLEYLRTLNDVSVMEKTFPSLRLAFAVCLLDFLGYRVEREVAYNGKKGEELLHQSSRTATLIEAGQLLIPMQKALHERIGHIFSDSIGISSLLLPEQYLMSLKQ from the coding sequence ATGTACTACACCACTCCCGCGATTATCCTCTCGATGACCCCTTACCGAGAGTGGGGGAGATCTTTTCTTTTGCTCACTGAGCAAAAAGGGCAGATAACCGCGCACGCGGCCGGCGCCGCGCGGATGCGCTCGAAACTGGGGCCGAAGCTCACCCCTTACCGGCTTCTTACCCTTACTTTGGTGAGCAGGTTTGCCGACCGCATCATTGGCGTCGAGGCAAATGAGACTTTTTCCCATCTCTGGCACGATTGCAGAAGGCAAGGCTATGCGGCGTGGGGCATGGCGGTGCTGCAGGGTACCTTAAAACCAGGAGTCGCGGATGAGCGGATATTCCATCTCTGCCTCGAATATTTGCGCACGCTCAATGATGTATCCGTCATGGAGAAAACATTCCCCTCCTTGCGCCTCGCCTTTGCGGTGTGTCTTTTGGATTTCCTTGGCTATCGCGTGGAGCGGGAGGTGGCGTATAATGGAAAGAAGGGGGAAGAATTACTCCATCAATCATCACGTACCGCTACGCTTATTGAGGCAGGCCAACTGCTTATCCCTATGCAAAAAGCCCTGCATGAGCGTATAGGCCATATATTTTCAGACAGTATTGGTATCTCCTCTCTCCTTCTTCCAGAGCAATATCTTATGTCGTTGAAACAATAA